One region of Primulina tabacum isolate GXHZ01 chromosome 1, ASM2559414v2, whole genome shotgun sequence genomic DNA includes:
- the LOC142518802 gene encoding uncharacterized protein LOC142518802, with protein MAIQLENLVESIKSKVRSLKKLKKPYVKMDKSASVKVEIRSRKARKIIEKTLKSADRPGKPSYFA; from the coding sequence ATGGCGATTCAGCTGGAGAATCTGGTGGAATCTATAAAGTCCAAGGTCCGATCGTTGAAGAAATTGAAGAAGCCTTATGTAAAGATGGACAAGAGCGCGAGCGTTAAGGTCGAGATCCGAAGCCGGAAAGCTCGGAAGATCATTGAGAAAACCCTCAAATCCGCCGATCGCCCCGGCAAGCCTTCTTACTTCgcttga